In the Oscillospiraceae bacterium genome, one interval contains:
- the cadA gene encoding cadmium-translocating P-type ATPase, which yields MTRTYLLDGLCCPNCAAKIERCAAKLEGVQSAAVDVMAQKLTLTADDKSHLPVLLEKITQIAAQVEPDIKVSLFGEGEPARNAETETHASALPRIRMAVGAALFAVGVLFALDGWLALALFLVSYLLVGGEVVLSAVKNIARGQVFNENFLMSLATVGAFAIGEYPEGVAVMLFYQVGEAFQAYAVGKSRRSIVALMDIRPDFANLKTDGVVRRVSPDEVRVGDCIVVKPGEKIPLDGVVTEGRSALDMSALTGESLPRDVEPGAEVLSGSINKSGLLTVEVRKRFGESTVSKILALVQSASGAKAPVENFITKFARRYTPAVVCAAAALAVIPPLALGGGFAEWIHRALVFLVVSCPCALVISIPLSFFGGIGGASRNGILVKGSHYLDALHDVDTVVFDKTGTLTKGVFAVTEIIPANGFAAGELLALAAAAEAGSNHPIAQSIVKAYGAPAGPADAYEEIAGHGVRVKIGGRDVLAGNEKLLKGVAYKTPEAVGTVVYLAVDGVYAGCLVIADEVKPDSKKAIAALKAVGVKKTAMLTGDSRAVGERVGRELEIDTVCTELLPQHKVEQLEKLFEARSSKGKLLFVGDGINDAPVLARADVGIAMGGVGSDAAIEAADVVLMTDEPSKIADAIQIAKKTRTIVWQNIGFALAVKAVILALGALGYATMWEAVFGDVGVAVIAILNAMRAMRTVRTQ from the coding sequence ATGACAAGGACATATCTGCTCGACGGGCTGTGCTGCCCAAACTGTGCGGCCAAGATTGAGCGCTGTGCCGCCAAACTGGAGGGCGTACAGTCCGCGGCCGTCGATGTGATGGCACAAAAGCTGACGCTCACCGCCGACGACAAATCGCATCTGCCCGTACTTTTGGAGAAGATCACCCAAATCGCGGCACAGGTGGAGCCGGACATCAAGGTTTCGCTGTTCGGGGAGGGCGAACCGGCGCGAAACGCGGAGACCGAAACACACGCGTCGGCGCTGCCTAGGATACGGATGGCCGTCGGCGCGGCGCTGTTCGCCGTCGGTGTGCTCTTTGCGCTGGATGGGTGGCTTGCACTCGCGCTATTTCTTGTCAGCTATCTGCTCGTCGGCGGCGAGGTCGTCCTCAGCGCCGTGAAGAACATCGCGCGGGGGCAGGTTTTTAACGAAAACTTTTTAATGAGTCTGGCCACCGTCGGCGCGTTCGCGATCGGGGAATACCCGGAGGGCGTGGCTGTCATGCTGTTCTACCAGGTCGGCGAGGCGTTTCAAGCGTATGCCGTGGGCAAAAGCCGCCGGTCGATCGTCGCCCTGATGGACATTCGCCCCGATTTTGCCAACCTCAAAACCGACGGCGTGGTGCGGCGCGTTTCGCCGGATGAAGTCCGCGTCGGCGATTGTATTGTCGTCAAACCCGGCGAGAAGATCCCACTCGACGGCGTGGTGACAGAGGGGCGTTCCGCGCTGGACATGTCCGCGCTGACGGGCGAATCGCTTCCCCGCGACGTCGAACCCGGCGCGGAGGTGCTGTCCGGTTCGATCAACAAAAGCGGCCTGCTCACGGTGGAGGTGAGAAAACGGTTCGGCGAATCTACGGTTTCCAAAATCCTCGCCCTCGTGCAGAGCGCCAGCGGCGCGAAAGCGCCCGTTGAGAACTTTATCACCAAGTTTGCGCGCCGTTACACCCCCGCCGTTGTGTGCGCGGCGGCGGCGCTGGCGGTCATCCCTCCGCTCGCGCTGGGCGGGGGCTTTGCGGAGTGGATTCACCGCGCCTTGGTATTTCTCGTTGTATCCTGCCCGTGCGCGCTGGTGATCTCCATTCCGCTCAGTTTCTTCGGCGGCATCGGCGGCGCGTCGCGCAACGGGATCCTCGTCAAAGGAAGTCATTATCTCGACGCGCTCCATGACGTCGATACGGTTGTGTTTGACAAAACAGGTACGCTGACAAAAGGCGTGTTCGCGGTCACGGAAATCATACCCGCAAACGGCTTTGCGGCGGGCGAACTGCTGGCTCTCGCGGCGGCCGCGGAGGCGGGTTCCAACCATCCGATCGCGCAGTCGATTGTGAAGGCGTACGGAGCGCCGGCCGGCCCCGCCGACGCGTATGAGGAGATCGCGGGGCACGGTGTGCGTGTAAAAATCGGCGGCAGGGATGTGCTCGCGGGCAACGAAAAACTGCTGAAAGGCGTGGCATATAAAACACCCGAAGCGGTCGGCACGGTGGTCTATCTGGCTGTCGACGGCGTGTACGCCGGCTGCCTCGTCATCGCGGACGAGGTGAAACCCGACAGCAAAAAGGCGATCGCGGCGCTGAAAGCCGTCGGCGTGAAAAAAACGGCCATGCTGACGGGCGACAGCCGCGCCGTCGGGGAGCGGGTAGGGCGTGAACTGGAGATCGATACAGTCTGCACGGAACTGCTGCCGCAGCACAAGGTGGAGCAGCTTGAAAAGCTGTTTGAGGCGAGATCTAGCAAGGGCAAGCTGCTGTTCGTCGGCGACGGCATCAATGACGCGCCCGTGCTGGCGCGGGCGGACGTCGGCATAGCGATGGGCGGCGTGGGCTCCGACGCGGCGATTGAAGCCGCCGACGTGGTGCTGATGACCGACGAGCCGTCGAAGATCGCGGACGCCATCCAAATCGCGAAGAAGACGCGGACGATCGTGTGGCAGAACATCGGGTTTGCGCTGGCCGTGAAGGCCGTCATCCTCGCACTCGGCGCGCTTGGCTACGCCACGATGTGGGAAGCCGTATTTGGAGACGTCGGCGTGGCCGTCATCGCCATTTTGAACGCCATGCGCGCCATGCGGACCGTGCGGACACAGTGA
- a CDS encoding carbohydrate-binding domain-containing protein — protein sequence MNRIGPRVCWKIGGWTLAAAVLAAALAGCGGQATDGIDKTDPAAGAPASMEVTPAVTAPPLAAEDAETGWDETATQVRFDGETISVDGAGASADGHVLTVSAGGVYVLSGTLTNGQVFVAAAETDTVRLVFDGVQIENKTGAPLYAVSADKLIVTLAAETENTLTDGGAQFVYADTVAEEPDAALFSKCDLTLNGEGTLTVNAGFGNGIGTKDDLVVAGGAFVVRAARHGLRGRDSVAVHGGSLQITAGGDGVQTNNDEDAAKGWMALLDGRFVIESAHDAVQAETALHIANGQFEIVAGGGHSAEPAADGSDSYKGIKAAGDLTIAGGTFQVDSADDCLHTNGSAVIGGGTFFLRTGDDGVHADGGLTIGGGQIEVGASYEGLEGATVDITGGTVALEASDDGINAAGGSSRGTDAAGRFGRDVFGAGGGAYAIRISGGAVTLHAGGDGLDSNGTIHISGGQVVSIVDSTADNSALDCEGAPTVTGGTIVYGGTGTGAGFGEDSTQSYVYLAASIPAGATVEVLKDGTSLLTHRAAYALAVLAVSTPEIVSGESYEIAVDGTKTTVTAGSGGTGFGPGGGRGGFGAGRPPGGEAGERPGGGEFGGLPEGMDRETLRQAREIIGEAQDGVLTDEQRAQLYALGLTDEQIDRLLAMPGQGGDFPGGGGRPPDGNRPAPDGERPSDRPPSSAPPAGAA from the coding sequence ATGAACCGGATAGGGCCGAGAGTCTGTTGGAAGATCGGAGGATGGACGCTGGCGGCGGCGGTGCTGGCGGCCGCCTTGGCGGGCTGCGGCGGACAGGCAACCGACGGGATCGACAAAACCGACCCGGCGGCGGGGGCGCCCGCGTCGATGGAGGTGACGCCGGCCGTAACGGCGCCGCCGCTCGCGGCGGAGGATGCGGAGACCGGGTGGGACGAGACCGCCACGCAGGTTCGCTTTGACGGGGAGACAATCTCGGTAGACGGTGCCGGCGCGTCGGCCGACGGGCACGTCCTCACGGTCAGTGCCGGCGGCGTGTATGTGCTGAGCGGAACGCTGACAAACGGGCAGGTTTTTGTGGCGGCGGCGGAGACGGATACGGTGCGCCTGGTGTTTGACGGCGTGCAGATCGAGAACAAGACGGGCGCGCCGCTTTACGCGGTGTCCGCCGATAAGCTGATCGTGACGCTGGCGGCGGAGACGGAGAACACCCTGACAGACGGCGGCGCGCAGTTTGTTTATGCGGATACGGTGGCCGAGGAACCGGATGCCGCTCTCTTCAGCAAATGCGACCTGACGCTGAACGGCGAGGGGACGCTGACCGTGAACGCCGGGTTTGGCAACGGCATTGGCACCAAGGACGATCTCGTGGTGGCGGGCGGCGCCTTCGTTGTCCGGGCTGCCCGCCACGGCCTGCGCGGCCGCGACTCCGTCGCCGTCCATGGCGGTTCGCTCCAAATCACGGCCGGCGGCGACGGCGTTCAGACAAACAACGACGAGGACGCCGCCAAGGGCTGGATGGCGCTGCTCGACGGCCGCTTTGTGATCGAGTCGGCGCACGACGCCGTTCAGGCCGAGACGGCTCTCCACATTGCGAACGGACAGTTTGAGATTGTCGCGGGCGGCGGGCACAGTGCCGAACCGGCAGCCGACGGATCCGACAGCTATAAGGGGATCAAAGCGGCGGGAGATCTTACCATCGCGGGCGGGACATTTCAGGTGGACAGCGCCGACGACTGCCTGCACACAAACGGCAGCGCGGTGATCGGAGGCGGCACATTCTTCCTGCGCACAGGGGACGACGGCGTCCACGCCGACGGCGGCCTGACAATAGGCGGCGGTCAGATCGAGGTGGGTGCCTCGTACGAGGGGCTGGAGGGCGCGACAGTGGACATCACGGGTGGAACCGTCGCCCTGGAAGCCTCCGACGACGGCATCAACGCCGCGGGGGGCAGCAGCCGGGGAACCGACGCGGCGGGCCGGTTTGGGCGCGACGTCTTCGGTGCGGGCGGCGGCGCGTACGCGATCCGCATCAGCGGCGGCGCCGTCACACTCCACGCGGGCGGCGACGGCCTGGATTCCAACGGGACGATCCACATCAGCGGCGGACAGGTCGTCAGTATCGTCGACTCCACCGCAGACAACAGCGCGCTGGACTGCGAGGGCGCACCCACCGTGACGGGCGGCACCATTGTCTATGGCGGCACGGGGACAGGCGCCGGATTTGGCGAGGATTCGACGCAGAGCTACGTGTACCTCGCAGCGTCGATCCCGGCGGGCGCCACGGTGGAGGTGTTGAAAGACGGGACCTCGCTGCTGACCCATCGGGCGGCGTACGCGCTGGCCGTGTTGGCCGTCTCGACCCCGGAGATTGTGAGCGGCGAGAGCTATGAGATTGCGGTGGACGGGACAAAGACCACGGTGACCGCAGGTTCGGGCGGGACCGGATTTGGTCCGGGCGGCGGCCGCGGCGGCTTTGGCGCCGGACGTCCGCCCGGCGGAGAAGCCGGCGAGAGGCCCGGCGGCGGCGAATTTGGCGGTTTGCCGGAGGGGATGGACCGAGAGACGCTCCGACAGGCGAGAGAGATCATCGGTGAGGCGCAAGACGGCGTGCTGACCGACGAACAGCGCGCGCAGCTCTATGCGCTGGGGCTGACTGACGAGCAGATTGACCGGCTGCTGGCCATGCCCGGCCAGGGCGGCGATTTCCCGGGCGGCGGCGGCCGGCCGCCCGACGGGAACCGCCCCGCGCCCGACGGCGAGAGGCCCAGCGACCGGCCGCCCTCATCGGCGCCGCCGGCCGGCGCGGCATAA
- a CDS encoding HEPN domain-containing protein, translated as MPDLQTADKWHAYAAADLAFAKHGLSMNPVQLEIICYYCQQAGEKALKAILAYHEDVIPKIHDMNRLVSLCAAYEPQILSISAEATRLAKYAVATRYPEELEVVELDMRMALTDAEAILSLVQPFWRT; from the coding sequence ATGCCTGATCTGCAGACAGCCGATAAGTGGCACGCGTATGCCGCCGCCGATTTGGCGTTTGCCAAACATGGCTTGAGCATGAATCCCGTGCAGTTGGAGATCATCTGCTATTATTGCCAGCAGGCTGGTGAGAAGGCTCTGAAAGCGATTTTGGCTTACCATGAAGACGTGATTCCAAAAATCCATGACATGAATCGGCTTGTTTCTCTCTGCGCCGCTTATGAACCACAGATCCTGTCGATATCGGCAGAGGCAACGCGACTCGCCAAATATGCGGTGGCAACGCGATATCCGGAAGAGCTCGAAGTTGTTGAGTTGGATATGAGGATGGCCTTGACTGACGCTGAGGCCATCTTGAGCCTGGTTCAACCGTTTTGGAGGACATAA
- a CDS encoding ABC transporter permease has product MNEVILKQENPICETTPMRRKSGFSRELNAVATIVARGMLLTLKSPGTLIMSLAMPMVMMVMVGGNLSQNMAGGLDFSYGPFMLIGMLVNMLFMMTSQGLSSLVEDREINFTQEMMIAPVSRYSIVVGTILGSAFMAILSSIGTLIVGLFMGIRLGAGGLLAILALSPLMCLAAGAFTMLLIGTIKNKKAVNMAIMLIPMSQMFLSGVIIPIHNASGLLLVLNRLMPMTYCLDLVRAVVYAGTTEYGSVVLFNPAVTSAAIVGLTAVFLTVGTFMFARSETHR; this is encoded by the coding sequence ATGAATGAAGTTATACTGAAACAAGAAAATCCGATCTGTGAAACCACGCCCATGCGCCGCAAGTCAGGCTTTTCCCGTGAACTGAACGCGGTGGCCACGATCGTGGCGCGCGGCATGCTGCTGACGCTGAAATCGCCCGGCACTCTCATCATGAGCCTGGCGATGCCCATGGTGATGATGGTGATGGTGGGCGGAAATCTGTCGCAAAATATGGCGGGCGGTCTGGACTTTTCCTATGGGCCGTTTATGCTCATCGGTATGCTCGTTAACATGTTGTTTATGATGACCTCACAGGGGCTGAGTTCGCTCGTCGAGGACCGTGAAATCAACTTCACACAGGAGATGATGATTGCACCAGTTTCACGGTATTCCATCGTCGTCGGTACGATACTCGGTTCGGCGTTTATGGCAATCCTCTCAAGTATCGGGACATTGATTGTCGGCCTGTTCATGGGGATCCGGCTCGGCGCGGGCGGGCTGCTCGCCATACTCGCGCTGTCGCCGCTGATGTGCCTCGCGGCGGGCGCGTTCACCATGCTCCTCATTGGCACGATCAAGAACAAGAAAGCTGTGAATATGGCGATCATGCTCATCCCCATGTCACAGATGTTTCTCTCCGGCGTGATCATTCCGATTCACAATGCAAGCGGTCTGCTGCTTGTGCTGAACCGCCTCATGCCGATGACGTATTGCCTCGACCTCGTGAGAGCGGTGGTATACGCGGGCACGACCGAATACGGCAGCGTGGTGCTGTTCAACCCGGCGGTGACGTCCGCGGCGATCGTGGGTCTGACGGCTGTGTTTTTGACGGTGGGTACGTTTATGTTCGCGAGAAGCGAAACGCACAGATGA
- a CDS encoding nucleotidyltransferase domain-containing protein, which produces MTWDAALHSELNRIAEAITAILPKSKVVLFGSYARGQQGPWSDLDLAVIASELPERKLIMMDIIRIAIIDKTDKPVDILVYREDEFEQKSQKRSMLAYTIKNEGVVLNA; this is translated from the coding sequence ATGACATGGGACGCTGCATTGCACAGTGAGTTAAACAGGATAGCGGAAGCCATCACCGCCATCTTGCCAAAATCCAAAGTCGTTTTGTTCGGCTCATACGCCCGAGGGCAACAGGGGCCATGGAGTGACCTTGATCTTGCTGTGATTGCGTCGGAACTCCCTGAGCGCAAGCTGATTATGATGGACATCATTCGGATAGCAATCATCGACAAGACGGATAAGCCGGTGGACATTCTCGTCTATCGGGAAGACGAATTTGAACAAAAATCACAAAAGCGGTCCATGCTTGCCTACACCATCAAAAACGAGGGGGTAGTCTTGAATGCCTGA
- a CDS encoding DUF4956 domain-containing protein gives MFDTIFSGTANETVATLPGLLAALGTAFAVGLLISVVYRKTHRARTPSPSFALTLVLLPAVITVIILLVGNNVARAFSLAGAFSIIRFRSAPGDPKDITYVLFAMAVGLAAGMGFLLYAGLVGAVLCTVMVLLEICRYGRPRGTEKLLKITIPEDLDYENAFDGVLRRYTQSAQLKKVRTADLGSLYELHYAVVTKEEHGEKAFIDELRCRNGNLNITLVLNAPTEADF, from the coding sequence ATGTTTGACACGATCTTTTCCGGAACGGCCAACGAGACGGTCGCCACGCTCCCGGGGCTTCTGGCGGCGCTGGGGACGGCCTTCGCGGTGGGACTGCTGATCAGCGTGGTGTATAGGAAGACGCACCGGGCTCGGACGCCCTCACCCAGTTTCGCGCTGACGCTGGTGTTGCTTCCGGCGGTGATCACCGTCATCATCCTGCTGGTGGGCAACAATGTGGCGCGAGCCTTCTCGCTGGCGGGCGCGTTTTCGATCATCCGCTTTCGCAGTGCGCCCGGCGATCCGAAGGACATCACCTATGTTCTGTTTGCCATGGCCGTCGGTCTCGCGGCCGGTATGGGCTTTTTGCTGTACGCGGGGCTCGTGGGTGCTGTGCTTTGCACCGTCATGGTGCTGCTGGAGATCTGCCGGTATGGGCGGCCGCGGGGGACGGAAAAACTTTTGAAGATCACGATCCCCGAGGACTTGGACTATGAAAACGCCTTCGACGGCGTCCTGCGGCGATATACGCAGTCGGCGCAGCTCAAAAAGGTGCGGACCGCCGACCTCGGGAGCTTGTACGAACTCCACTACGCGGTGGTGACGAAGGAGGAGCACGGCGAGAAAGCGTTCATCGACGAGCTCCGCTGCCGCAACGGAAACTTGAACATCACGCTGGTGCTGAATGCGCCGACGGAGGCGGATTTTTGA
- a CDS encoding HAMP domain-containing histidine kinase: MKRKRQSIGVKLWLYFILFAAAILTALWLMQIVFLQSFYERMKTADVKAIADAILSEYGQDGFEDAVDRLTFRNAILVFLTDPQGQILYTSDEHGSGRRGPGAAPPGGQGRQEAVWLRPLPADFAGFVARLSQSADGRVSYTESSGRFQGRMLIYGARLPDALLYISTPLDPVNATTEILRTQLLYVTAAALLLSLVVAFFIARKFSQPVSEISAQATKLSKGDFGLRFGRGFCAELDALSATLGEAALELSKAERLRRELLANISHDLRTPLTMIKAFAEMIRDISGDDRERREAHLAVIAREADRLTLLVSDIMDISVLQSGSEPLKISNFSLSDTVRSVCAQFEPLCDREDCEMRLFVEPDQYVSGDGKKLTQVLYNLIGNAINHMGEDKVIAITLSDLGGRVRCTVEDHGAGIAETERALIWDRYHRVVSEKHRREKVGTGLGLAIVKEILESHGARYGVESRAGAGSIFWFEMAK, encoded by the coding sequence TTGAAGCGTAAACGGCAGTCCATCGGCGTCAAGCTGTGGCTGTATTTTATTTTGTTCGCCGCCGCGATCCTGACGGCGCTCTGGCTTATGCAGATCGTCTTTCTGCAGAGCTTCTACGAACGCATGAAGACCGCCGACGTGAAAGCCATCGCGGACGCGATCCTCAGCGAATACGGGCAAGACGGGTTTGAGGACGCCGTCGACCGGCTGACATTCCGCAACGCCATCCTTGTCTTCCTCACAGATCCCCAGGGGCAGATCCTTTATACATCCGATGAGCACGGCTCGGGGCGGCGCGGTCCCGGCGCGGCGCCGCCCGGCGGTCAGGGCCGCCAAGAGGCCGTGTGGCTCCGCCCGCTGCCGGCCGACTTCGCGGGGTTTGTGGCCCGGCTGTCCCAAAGCGCGGACGGCCGGGTCAGCTACACGGAGAGCAGCGGCCGGTTTCAGGGCCGGATGCTCATCTACGGCGCGCGCCTGCCGGACGCGCTCCTCTACATCAGCACGCCGCTCGACCCGGTCAACGCGACGACGGAGATCTTGCGGACGCAGCTTCTCTATGTCACGGCGGCGGCGCTGCTGCTCAGCCTCGTCGTCGCGTTTTTCATCGCCCGCAAGTTCTCGCAGCCCGTGTCGGAGATCTCCGCGCAGGCCACGAAGCTGTCGAAGGGCGACTTTGGCCTGCGCTTTGGCCGGGGGTTTTGCGCGGAGCTCGACGCGCTCTCCGCCACGCTAGGCGAGGCGGCGCTGGAGCTGTCCAAGGCCGAGAGATTGCGCCGGGAGCTGCTTGCCAACATCTCCCACGATCTGCGGACCCCGCTCACGATGATCAAGGCCTTCGCGGAGATGATCCGCGACATCTCGGGAGACGACAGGGAGCGGCGGGAGGCGCATCTGGCCGTGATAGCGCGGGAGGCGGATCGTCTGACGCTGCTCGTCAGCGACATCATGGACATCTCGGTGCTGCAGTCGGGCAGCGAACCGTTAAAAATTTCCAATTTTTCCCTGAGCGACACGGTCAGATCAGTGTGCGCGCAATTTGAACCTCTGTGCGACCGCGAGGACTGCGAGATGCGGCTTTTTGTGGAACCTGACCAGTATGTTTCTGGCGACGGGAAAAAGCTCACGCAAGTGCTCTACAACCTGATTGGAAACGCCATCAACCACATGGGGGAGGACAAGGTGATTGCGATCACGCTGTCGGACCTGGGCGGCCGCGTCCGCTGTACGGTGGAGGACCACGGCGCGGGGATCGCCGAAACGGAGAGAGCGCTGATCTGGGACAGGTATCACCGCGTCGTTTCCGAGAAACACAGGCGCGAAAAGGTCGGCACGGGCCTGGGTCTTGCCATTGTGAAGGAGATTTTGGAGTCCCACGGAGCCCGGTACGGCGTGGAGAGCCGCGCGGGGGCGGGGAGTATCTTTTGGTTTGAGATGGCAAAGTGA
- a CDS encoding metalloregulator ArsR/SmtB family transcription factor: MTAQAVELDRCDCNAIHEEVIADVREKMPDEDILMDLADLFKVFSDSTRVRILCALQHSEMCVCDIAVLLGMTKSAVSHQLRQLRQTRLVRNRKDGKVVYYALDDEHVGNVFAQGLLHVCET; this comes from the coding sequence ATGACGGCCCAAGCGGTGGAGCTCGATCGCTGCGACTGCAACGCCATTCACGAAGAGGTGATTGCGGACGTGCGGGAGAAAATGCCTGACGAAGACATACTGATGGACTTGGCGGACTTGTTTAAGGTGTTCAGCGATTCCACCCGCGTCAGGATTCTCTGCGCCCTGCAACACTCCGAGATGTGCGTCTGCGACATAGCCGTGTTGCTTGGCATGACGAAATCGGCCGTTTCACACCAGTTGCGCCAGCTTCGGCAGACACGGCTTGTCAGGAACCGGAAAGACGGCAAAGTGGTCTACTACGCGCTGGATGACGAACACGTAGGCAACGTCTTTGCGCAGGGACTGCTGCACGTCTGTGAAACGTAG
- a CDS encoding polyphosphate polymerase domain-containing protein yields MAVEVFNRYENKYLLDSQTALWLQDRLAGSMEPDAYNGRRALYTIANLYYDTDDSSLIRTSLAKPRYKEKLRLRAYGVPAGADEIYVEIKKKVRGLVNKRRSALPLGEAYAFLRGEPLTYRPPMNRQVLREAAYLIKRCALRPMLCLAYERRAYFGIGRHDLRVSFDTNLRARRTALRLEAGTHGAPLLDGGMWVMEIKVAQSIPVWLCRLLSEARIYPVSFSKYGTEYKERLRAGQHDRGHCDLLPGILSMEKAGGLYV; encoded by the coding sequence ATGGCCGTCGAGGTCTTCAACCGTTACGAGAACAAATACCTGTTGGATAGCCAGACGGCCCTGTGGCTGCAGGACCGTTTGGCCGGGTCCATGGAGCCGGACGCGTACAACGGACGGCGCGCGCTGTACACGATAGCGAACCTCTACTACGACACGGACGACAGCAGTCTGATCCGCACGTCGCTGGCCAAGCCGCGGTACAAGGAGAAGCTGCGGCTCCGGGCCTACGGCGTGCCCGCGGGGGCGGACGAGATCTATGTGGAGATCAAGAAAAAAGTACGCGGTCTCGTCAACAAGCGCCGCAGCGCCCTGCCGCTCGGCGAGGCGTACGCCTTTTTGCGCGGCGAACCTCTCACGTACCGGCCCCCGATGAACCGGCAGGTGCTGCGGGAGGCGGCGTATCTGATAAAACGCTGCGCGCTGCGGCCTATGCTCTGCCTCGCCTACGAGCGGCGAGCCTACTTCGGGATCGGCCGGCACGATCTGCGGGTCTCGTTCGACACGAACCTTCGGGCGCGGCGCACCGCGCTGCGGCTTGAGGCGGGCACGCACGGCGCGCCGCTCCTGGACGGCGGCATGTGGGTTATGGAGATCAAAGTGGCCCAGAGCATCCCGGTTTGGCTCTGCCGTCTTCTCTCGGAGGCCCGGATCTATCCCGTCAGTTTCTCCAAGTACGGAACAGAGTATAAGGAGAGACTGCGCGCCGGGCAGCATGACCGTGGGCATTGTGACCTGTTGCCGGGTATCTTGTCCATGGAGAAAGCGGGTGGTTTGTATGTTTGA
- a CDS encoding MarR family transcriptional regulator translates to MMKSALYEKLTRIQWLLHKQQIRDHHGGRVLADATRGQGRILAALQMKDGISTKDLSYLLGLAVSSMNEFLGKLEKGGYITREPSEKDRRIILVKLTAKGKDETQPELAADFGDIFDCLSEEEQKTFGAYLDRVIAALEDKLGFDDAIFERFKAMLQEHERSFGRGFCGFDKFGHGGFDRRFGGFGHGPGGRSPGEHGDDTKKGGHNDD, encoded by the coding sequence ATGATGAAAAGCGCGCTCTACGAGAAATTGACGCGAATCCAATGGCTGCTTCACAAGCAACAAATCCGTGACCACCATGGCGGTCGTGTTCTGGCCGACGCCACGCGCGGACAGGGGCGGATTCTCGCCGCTCTCCAAATGAAAGACGGCATCAGCACCAAAGATTTGTCCTATTTACTCGGACTCGCGGTGTCGTCGATGAACGAGTTTCTTGGAAAATTGGAAAAAGGCGGTTACATCACCCGCGAACCGTCCGAAAAAGACAGACGCATCATACTCGTCAAACTGACCGCCAAAGGCAAAGACGAGACGCAGCCCGAACTGGCGGCGGACTTCGGCGACATCTTCGACTGCCTATCGGAAGAGGAACAAAAGACGTTCGGCGCCTATCTTGACCGCGTCATTGCCGCGCTCGAAGACAAACTCGGCTTCGACGATGCGATATTTGAGCGGTTCAAAGCGATGCTTCAGGAACACGAGAGATCGTTTGGCAGAGGTTTCTGCGGTTTTGACAAATTTGGACACGGAGGTTTTGACCGCCGTTTTGGCGGTTTCGGTCACGGGCCCGGCGGCCGCAGCCCCGGCGAGCATGGCGACGACACAAAAAAAGGAGGACACAACGATGATTGA
- a CDS encoding ATP-binding cassette domain-containing protein, whose protein sequence is MIDNTKILTVNNLVKRYDKARTNAVDDISFSVGEGEFFAFLGPNGAGKTTTISILTTTLSKTSGDVQIAGYDVEKQAKEVRENVGIIFQQPSLDPQLSAEENIRFHACLYGVYGYRPTFKLMPKAYREHVMELAEIVGIADAIFKPIKKLSGGMQRKLEIIRSLIHTPKILFLDEPTQGLDAVSRRSLWEYINNSRRENGTTVFLTTHYIDEAENVDKVCIINRGKVAACCSPEDLKRTLSFDPTPRVCLPTLEDAYVEYLSKAERSTAS, encoded by the coding sequence ATGATTGACAACACTAAAATCCTCACCGTCAATAACCTCGTCAAGCGTTACGACAAGGCGCGGACCAACGCGGTGGACGACATCAGCTTTTCGGTGGGAGAGGGTGAATTTTTCGCCTTCCTCGGCCCAAACGGCGCGGGCAAGACGACGACCATCTCGATTCTCACAACGACGCTCTCCAAGACGTCGGGCGATGTTCAGATTGCGGGTTACGACGTAGAAAAGCAGGCAAAAGAGGTGCGAGAGAACGTCGGGATTATTTTTCAACAGCCGAGTCTGGATCCGCAGCTCTCCGCAGAAGAAAACATCCGTTTTCACGCCTGTCTGTACGGCGTTTACGGCTATCGCCCCACGTTTAAGCTGATGCCGAAAGCCTACCGCGAGCACGTCATGGAACTCGCGGAAATCGTCGGCATCGCGGACGCGATTTTCAAACCGATCAAGAAGCTCTCGGGCGGTATGCAGCGCAAGCTGGAGATCATCCGCAGCCTGATCCATACGCCAAAAATCCTGTTTCTGGACGAGCCGACGCAGGGGCTCGACGCGGTTTCCCGCCGGAGCCTGTGGGAGTATATCAACAACTCGCGGCGCGAGAACGGCACGACGGTGTTTCTCACGACACACTACATCGACGAAGCGGAGAATGTCGACAAAGTCTGCATCATCAATCGCGGCAAAGTGGCCGCCTGCTGTTCGCCGGAGGACTTAAAGCGGACGTTGTCCTTCGACCCGACGCCCAGAGTCTGCCTGCCGACGTTGGAGGACGCCTATGTCGAATATCTGAGTAAAGCGGAAAGGAGCACCGCCTCATGA